In Vespa crabro chromosome 13, iyVesCrab1.2, whole genome shotgun sequence, one DNA window encodes the following:
- the LOC124428699 gene encoding uncharacterized protein LOC124428699 isoform X3 produces the protein MLKWTVSRSLSASSSTPHAPASALNKASRRPFRDLSNTPPAVGTQSRHVHTSNLQNITTKPTPVRRRRCRSYGSDLRTYFQATKTNVRIGKRPSLSQRFEGSPKLENFYQGTPRVDTDIGPLTFFPNECKRSTALTLPTDPTLFLKSRSKNFQSNNELPQNMFNEARANLQSHVSDFFHQISMATSPEDVMEAEFVPLDKSRMYPEKNDFRLKLEESKKAQFQSKLAKVTKIHARSRTPYYKKVVQAVSPLKQCLQQQTPLAGKLSNLALDQDLLKFENMDNTVTEVLNRENETNFGGKTVAEILLSDIEERKKILKSRCTVTIEEDETFSFEEDHTYETIIQCDTKMMDEDEAAISQIGIQSDSSVSSASQLLEDPSPMSWPFTSPITNEFDGEFTLKRQRGIRRKRQQQRKEKSVFEGKKPKRMIRITSGGSPRSNQLSKMENRDNPTIEAINPNVKKLVLETDLDSTLEDKQIQNQQFSSKSTFFFKNNCKKEEHSENNGKSTIWELESPKSFLTEGYHNSILNSISNTPEAPLVATVRRCLKYSPESEPSKSDSDRRGSIEIEYSFVANHIQVRVIRCKDLRRTYEGPIHAYVKVSLKNINGEGIVKRTAVHKATPNPAFHETLILPCPVNINQCISKSTSLDIAVWHRDRRARRSELLGCMTLPLPLSQDKVTEATWHPLESGSSRNTSTPYARVPQECGVSPPLSKDGESDNNNSGGDDLTYLKHLELEPVDPLTGLPLHPGFTARGGRTPCTVTRRLIRQSAVNQVPWGFSLSWGRPPRVERVDSGSPAERSGLKPGDYVVFVETTNVVTKPRDEILGLIQAATNQLILEVYRKGGIHSSQQRPNSMNVSLQQTVGPASQHAVAFNAEVFPNLAPDAPPEEELSVREARYQGILKSGHTRFMTPLAERRDVLSAADYMVLFQNLDELLKISEEIRDEGGGTDSYLCRVPKITAAYRRYLSGLQWACYLLVALRRNTAFAKLVCEPAVPHKRRPDLTGILLLPLEHYREMTRLLSLASPRNCQQARDLAQGYRESTANAGVMEPPRDTGRPLLSLQEVESRLVFAKCKPFTLAMPGRQWLFGGALAKVEGRARLQPSWALLLTDLLVFARVSRDRVLFVTEEPLRLANIAEACFTIRKRPTEFRLQVAINSNGNTENGQAEMTNSGGCSPHSRPRRRVIVLRAPSPELKAVWHNLLQRQIIYLNTGYGGTSSVGSPEESPITSTNFAHVRESMESPRMGLRDSHKHEEKKECHSSESLADILKNTREDNHLAQWVRNSHQIPPSDNEGSLEEWTAEELAARAPGEKNERSIQEAMTTTTTTTTTAEEVVTANSDIEQQSTASSASLSTVKSNSITARKNGSYVSSKENSTSSINICRRCHRSGCPTPPLPRDPFSPLPPKISVMPPTPDIYTARHRLRNGLHDSPGRNSPNYASVDGNTEDGSEDDLDCDGEPPYRTLRRFGTMSSLDQDDELDEQGDDENRETESPPSGLRAWTARASNYVVSKMVLLEQFSEGVGDYLLQPPVPPERTEFSLDPNDEEGTTSGATSGDDIWGTPTSGGPDDESFTTHSPPPNGTGNLTGSGEDNYGLNLSTEEDHDQESDNEDCGLPELSMDQLLGGGSLGSLRCFLSRRRLEPLLEEEDSPGSGKHQVGWW, from the exons atGCTCAAGTGGACCGTCTCGAGATCGTTGTCAGCGAGTAGCTCGACGCCCCACGCTCCAGCATCCGCTTTGAACAAGGCGTCCCGCAGGCCTTTTCGAGATCTGTCCAACACACCACCGGCCGTCGGTACCCAAAGCAGACACGTACATACGTCGAACCTACAAAATATTACAACGAAACCTACGCCAGTTCGTCGTAGACGGTGTCGTAGTTATGGCAGCGATTTGAGAACCTACTTTCAA GCAACGAAAACCAATGTAAGGATTGGAAAACGACCATCGCTTTCTCAACGATTTGAAGGGTCACCCAAGTTGGAGAATTTTTATCAAGGTACTCCGCGAGTGGATACAGACATAGGACCATTGACGTTCTTCCCAAATGAGTGTAAGCGTTCAACGGCTTTAACTTTACCAACGGATCCAACTTTATTTTTGAAGAgtcgatcgaaaaattttcaaagcaACAATGAGTTACCGCAAAATATGTTTAACGAGGCGCGTGCCAATTTGCAGTCGCACGTTTCGGATTTTTTTCATCAGATTTCTATGGCCACCAGTCCCGAAGACGTGATGGAGGCCGAGTTCGTGCCGTTAGATAAGTCTCGAATGTATCCCGAAAAGAATGATTTCAGATTAAAATTGGAGGAATCTAAGAAGGCACAGTTCCAATCTAAATTGGCGAAGGTTACCAAGATTCACGCGCGAAGTAGAACTCCGTATTACAAGAAGGTTGTTCAAGCTGTTAGTCCTTTGAAGCAATGTCTTCAACAACAAACTCCTCTTGCCGGGAAATTATCGAATCTGGCTCTAGATCAAGATTTacttaaatttgaaaatatggataatacGGTTACGGAAGTTCTCAACAG agaaaacgaaacaaatttTGGTGGCAAAACAGTCGCGGAGATTCTTTTGAGTGACAttgaagagaggaaaaagatacTCAAAAGTCGTTGTACAGTTACTATAGAGGAAGACGAAACCTTCTCTTTCGAGGAGGATCATACTTATGAGACGATCATTCAATGCGATACGAAAATGATGGATGAGGACGAAGCTGCTATTTCGCAAATAGGGATACAGAGCGATAGTTCCGTGTCTTCGGCTAGTCAGCTTTTAGAGGATCCTTCGCCGATGTCTTGGCCCTTTACGTCGCCGATCACCAATGAATTCGACGGTGAATTCACTTTGAAAAGACAGCGCGGTATACGTAGAAAACGTCAGCaacagagaaaagagaagagtgtTTTCGAGGGTAAGAAACCGAAAAGAATGATCAGGATAACTTCTGGCGGGAGTCCTAGATCAAATCAACTATCAAAAATGGAAAACAGGGATAATCCTACGATAGAGGCGATCAATCCTAATGTAAAGAAACTCGTCCTTGAGACAGACTTAGATTCTACTTTGGAGGATAAACAAATCCAAAATCAACAGTTTTCGAGTAAATCGACCttctttttcaagaataattgTAAGAAAGAGGAGCATTCGGAGAATAATGGAAAAAGCACTATATGGGAGTTGGAAAGTCCTAAATCGTTTTTGACAGAGGGCTATCATAATTCGATCTTAAACTCAATTTCTAATACTCCAGAAGCTCCGTTGGTTGCGACCGTTCGAAGATGTTTGAAATATAGTCCGGAGAGCGAACCATCGAAATCGGATTCGGATCGTCGCGGATCTATCGAAATCGAGTATTCGTTTGTTGCCAATCATATACAAGTTCGAG TGATAAGGTGCAAGGACCTACGGAGGACCTACGAGGGACCTATTCACGCCTACGTTAAGGTCAGCCTAAAAAATATCAACGGTGAGGGAATCGTTAAGAGAACTGCGGTTCACAAAGCCACACCAAATCCCGCTTTTCACGAGACCTTAATATTGCCCTGCCCGGTTAATATCAATCAGTGCATCAGCAAATCTACGTCCCTGGATATCGCGGTCTGGCATAGAGATCGTCGAGCAAG ACGTAGCGAGCTGCTGGGCTGTATGACTTTACCTCTACCTTTGTCTCAGGATAAGGTAAcg GAAGCAACATGGCACCCACTCGAATCTGGATCCAGCCGAAATACAAGTACCCCTTATGCAAGAGTACCACAAGAATGTGGAGTCTCGCCGCCTTTATCCAAGGATGGAGAATCAGATAACAACAATTCCGGTGGGGATGATTTGACGTATTTAAAACATCTTGAGTTGGAACCAGTCGATCCTCTGACCGGCTTACCTCTACATCCAGGCTTTACCGCGAGAGGTGGTAGAACGCCTTGTACTGTAACCAGAAGACTGATTAGACAAAGTGCTGTGAATCAG GTGCCATGGGGTTTCTCTTTATCCTGGGGCAGACCGCCACGTGTGGAACGCGTCGATTCAGGAAGTCCTGCGGAAAGATCTGGTTTGAAACCAGGCGATTACGTCGTCTTCGTCGAAACAACGAACGTTGTAACGAAACCGAGGGACGAGATTTTGGGCTTGATCCAGGCGGCAACGAATCAGCTCATCCTTGAGGTTTATCGTAAGGGAGGCATTCATTCGTCACAGCAGAGGCCCAACTCGATGAATGTCTCTCTTCAACAAACTGTCGGTCCCGCTAGTCAGCACGCCGTCGCGTTCAACGCCGAG GTTTTTCCGAATCTTGCTCCGGATGCACCACCGGAGGAAGAGTTATCGGTACGAGAGGCAAGATACCAGGGGATTCTGAAGAGCGGTCACACAAGATTCATGACGCCGCTGGCCGAAAGGCGTGACGTTCTCTCCGCGGCGGACTACATGGTCCTCTTTCAAAATCTAGACGAATTACTTAAGATATCCGAGGAGATTAGAGACGAGGGTGGCGGTACCGATAGCTATCTCTGCAGAGTACCCAAGATCACGGCCGCTTACAGACGATACCTCAGTGGACTGCAATGGGCCTGTTATTTGCTCGTTGCACTCAGACGGAATACGGCCTTTGCTAAGTTGGTCTGTGAACCTGCCGTTCCTCATAAAAGGCGGCCTGACCTTACGGGAATCCTCTTGCTTCCTTTAGAGCATTATAG AGAAATGACGAGATTACTGAGTCTGGCATCGCCAAGAAACTGTCAGCAAGCTCGAGATTTGGCACAAGGTTACAGAGAATCAACGGCTAATGCAGGCGTAATGGAACCACCGCGAGATACCGGAAGACCTTTACTTAGTTTACAGGAAGTCGAGTCGCGATTGGTTTTCGCAAAATGCAAACCGTTTACTTTAGCCATGCCAGGAAGGCAATG GCTTTTCGGCGGGGCCCTAGCAAAGGTCGAAGGTCGGGCTCGTTTGCAACCATCATGGGCGCTCCTTCTTACCGACTTATTGGTATTTGCTCGCGTTTCGAGGGATCGCGTTCTTTTCGTTACTGAAGAACCTCTGCGATTGGCCAATATTGCAGAAGCGTGTTTTACCATTAGAAAGAGGCCGACAGAATTCAGATTACAGGTGGCAATCAATTCGAATGGTAATACTGAGAACGGTCAGGCAGAAATGACAAACAGCGGAGGTTGTAGTCCCCATAGTCGTCCTCGAAGACGAGTCATCGTATTAAGAGCTCCCAGCCCGGAGCTCAAAGCAGTTTGGCACAACTTGCTTCAACGACAAAT AATTTATCTAAATACAGGCTATGGTGGAACATCAAGTGTTGGCAGCCCCGAGGAGAGTCCGATTACGAGCACCAACTTTGCTCACGTTAGAGAATCGATGGAAAGTCCGCGG ATGGGATTACGGGACTCGCATAAGcacgaggaaaaaaaggaatgtcATTCAAGTGAAAGTCTTGccgatattttgaaaaatacgcGAGAGGACAATCATTTGGCCCAATGGGTGCGCAATTCTCACCAAATACCGCCTTCCGATAACGAAGGTTCCCTCGAGGAATGGACTGCCGAAGAATTAGCTGCAAGAGCACCCGgagagaagaacgaaagatCCATTCAGGAAGctatgacgacgacaacgacgacgacgacaacggcaGAAGAAGTCGTAACTGCAAATTCGGACATAGAGCAACAGAGCACAGCCTCCAGTGCCAGTTTAAGTACAGTCAAATCCAATAGTATTACGGCAAGAAAAAATGGGAGCTACGTATCCTCGAAAGAAAACTCTACGAGTTCTATCAACATCTGTAGACGATGTCATAG aTCTGGCTGCCCCACACCGCCTCTTCCAAGAGACCCTTTCTCTCCGTTACCTCCTAAAATATCTGTCATGCCACCTACGCCAGATATTTATACGGCGAGACATAGATTAAGAAATGGCCTACATGATAGTCCAGGACGTAACAGTCCAAATTATGCATCTGTCGACGGTAATACGGAAGATGGAAGCGAAGATGATCTCGACTGCGACGGAGAACCACCTTACAG AACGTTGAGAAGATTTGGTACGATGAGTAGTTTGGACCAAGACGACGAGCTGGACGAGCAAGGAGATGATGAAAATCGTGAGACAGAATCACCACCTTCGGGTCTGAGAGCTTGGACCGCAAGAGCTAGTAATTATGTCGTTAGCAAGATGGTTCTTTTGGAGCAATTTAGCGAAGGGGTTGGCGATTACCTTCTTCAACCGCCTGTTCCTCCAGAAAGGACAGAATTTTCTCTCGATCCTAACGACGAGGAGGGTACTACGTCGGGTGCAACTTCGGGAGATGATATTTGGGGTACTCCAACCTCCGGAGGTCCAGACGACGAGAGTTTTACAACACATTCG CCGCCGCCAAATGGGACCGGCAATTTGACTGGTTCCGGAGAAGACAATTATGGTCTGAATTTATCTACGGAGGAAGATCACGATCAAGAATCGGATAACGAGGATTGCGGTTTGCCCGAGCTAAGCATGGATCAATTACTTGGCGGAGGTAGCCTTGGCTCGCTACGTTGCTTCTTAAGCAGAAGAAGACTGGAGCCTTTACTCGAAGAGGAGGATTCTCCTGGAAGTGGAAAACATCAAGTTGGATGGTGGTGA
- the LOC124428699 gene encoding uncharacterized protein LOC124428699 isoform X2 produces the protein MYIDHIASINCPRIYELVFPNVLSSEILKKMLKWTVSRSLSASSSTPHAPASALNKASRRPFRDLSNTPPAVGTQSRHVHTSNLQNITTKPTPVRRRRCRSYGSDLRTYFQATKTNVRIGKRPSLSQRFEGSPKLENFYQGTPRVDTDIGPLTFFPNECKRSTALTLPTDPTLFLKSRSKNFQSNNELPQNMFNEARANLQSHVSDFFHQISMATSPEDVMEAEFVPLDKSRMYPEKNDFRLKLEESKKAQFQSKLAKVTKIHARSRTPYYKKVVQAVSPLKQCLQQQTPLAGKLSNLALDQDLLKFENMDNTVTEVLNRENETNFGGKTVAEILLSDIEERKKILKSRCTVTIEEDETFSFEEDHTYETIIQCDTKMMDEDEAAISQIGIQSDSSVSSASQLLEDPSPMSWPFTSPITNEFDGEFTLKRQRGIRRKRQQQRKEKSVFEGKKPKRMIRITSGGSPRSNQLSKMENRDNPTIEAINPNVKKLVLETDLDSTLEDKQIQNQQFSSKSTFFFKNNCKKEEHSENNGKSTIWELESPKSFLTEGYHNSILNSISNTPEAPLVATVRRCLKYSPESEPSKSDSDRRGSIEIEYSFVANHIQVRVIRCKDLRRTYEGPIHAYVKVSLKNINGEGIVKRTAVHKATPNPAFHETLILPCPVNINQCISKSTSLDIAVWHRDRRARRSELLGCMTLPLPLSQDKEATWHPLESGSSRNTSTPYARVPQECGVSPPLSKDGESDNNNSGGDDLTYLKHLELEPVDPLTGLPLHPGFTARGGRTPCTVTRRLIRQSAVNQVPWGFSLSWGRPPRVERVDSGSPAERSGLKPGDYVVFVETTNVVTKPRDEILGLIQAATNQLILEVYRKGGIHSSQQRPNSMNVSLQQTVGPASQHAVAFNAEVFPNLAPDAPPEEELSVREARYQGILKSGHTRFMTPLAERRDVLSAADYMVLFQNLDELLKISEEIRDEGGGTDSYLCRVPKITAAYRRYLSGLQWACYLLVALRRNTAFAKLVCEPAVPHKRRPDLTGILLLPLEHYREMTRLLSLASPRNCQQARDLAQGYRESTANAGVMEPPRDTGRPLLSLQEVESRLVFAKCKPFTLAMPGRQWLFGGALAKVEGRARLQPSWALLLTDLLVFARVSRDRVLFVTEEPLRLANIAEACFTIRKRPTEFRLQVAINSNGNTENGQAEMTNSGGCSPHSRPRRRVIVLRAPSPELKAVWHNLLQRQIIYLNTGYGGTSSVGSPEESPITSTNFAHVRESMESPRMGLRDSHKHEEKKECHSSESLADILKNTREDNHLAQWVRNSHQIPPSDNEGSLEEWTAEELAARAPGEKNERSIQEAMTTTTTTTTTAEEVVTANSDIEQQSTASSASLSTVKSNSITARKNGSYVSSKENSTSSINICRRCHRSGCPTPPLPRDPFSPLPPKISVMPPTPDIYTARHRLRNGLHDSPGRNSPNYASVDGNTEDGSEDDLDCDGEPPYRTLRRFGTMSSLDQDDELDEQGDDENRETESPPSGLRAWTARASNYVVSKMVLLEQFSEGVGDYLLQPPVPPERTEFSLDPNDEEGTTSGATSGDDIWGTPTSGGPDDESFTTHSPPPNGTGNLTGSGEDNYGLNLSTEEDHDQESDNEDCGLPELSMDQLLGGGSLGSLRCFLSRRRLEPLLEEEDSPGSGKHQVGWW, from the exons ATGTACATAGACCATATTGCGAGTATAAACTGTCCTCGTATTTATGAGCTCGTGTTCCCAAATGTGTTATCGAGTGAGATCTTGAAAAAG atGCTCAAGTGGACCGTCTCGAGATCGTTGTCAGCGAGTAGCTCGACGCCCCACGCTCCAGCATCCGCTTTGAACAAGGCGTCCCGCAGGCCTTTTCGAGATCTGTCCAACACACCACCGGCCGTCGGTACCCAAAGCAGACACGTACATACGTCGAACCTACAAAATATTACAACGAAACCTACGCCAGTTCGTCGTAGACGGTGTCGTAGTTATGGCAGCGATTTGAGAACCTACTTTCAA GCAACGAAAACCAATGTAAGGATTGGAAAACGACCATCGCTTTCTCAACGATTTGAAGGGTCACCCAAGTTGGAGAATTTTTATCAAGGTACTCCGCGAGTGGATACAGACATAGGACCATTGACGTTCTTCCCAAATGAGTGTAAGCGTTCAACGGCTTTAACTTTACCAACGGATCCAACTTTATTTTTGAAGAgtcgatcgaaaaattttcaaagcaACAATGAGTTACCGCAAAATATGTTTAACGAGGCGCGTGCCAATTTGCAGTCGCACGTTTCGGATTTTTTTCATCAGATTTCTATGGCCACCAGTCCCGAAGACGTGATGGAGGCCGAGTTCGTGCCGTTAGATAAGTCTCGAATGTATCCCGAAAAGAATGATTTCAGATTAAAATTGGAGGAATCTAAGAAGGCACAGTTCCAATCTAAATTGGCGAAGGTTACCAAGATTCACGCGCGAAGTAGAACTCCGTATTACAAGAAGGTTGTTCAAGCTGTTAGTCCTTTGAAGCAATGTCTTCAACAACAAACTCCTCTTGCCGGGAAATTATCGAATCTGGCTCTAGATCAAGATTTacttaaatttgaaaatatggataatacGGTTACGGAAGTTCTCAACAG agaaaacgaaacaaatttTGGTGGCAAAACAGTCGCGGAGATTCTTTTGAGTGACAttgaagagaggaaaaagatacTCAAAAGTCGTTGTACAGTTACTATAGAGGAAGACGAAACCTTCTCTTTCGAGGAGGATCATACTTATGAGACGATCATTCAATGCGATACGAAAATGATGGATGAGGACGAAGCTGCTATTTCGCAAATAGGGATACAGAGCGATAGTTCCGTGTCTTCGGCTAGTCAGCTTTTAGAGGATCCTTCGCCGATGTCTTGGCCCTTTACGTCGCCGATCACCAATGAATTCGACGGTGAATTCACTTTGAAAAGACAGCGCGGTATACGTAGAAAACGTCAGCaacagagaaaagagaagagtgtTTTCGAGGGTAAGAAACCGAAAAGAATGATCAGGATAACTTCTGGCGGGAGTCCTAGATCAAATCAACTATCAAAAATGGAAAACAGGGATAATCCTACGATAGAGGCGATCAATCCTAATGTAAAGAAACTCGTCCTTGAGACAGACTTAGATTCTACTTTGGAGGATAAACAAATCCAAAATCAACAGTTTTCGAGTAAATCGACCttctttttcaagaataattgTAAGAAAGAGGAGCATTCGGAGAATAATGGAAAAAGCACTATATGGGAGTTGGAAAGTCCTAAATCGTTTTTGACAGAGGGCTATCATAATTCGATCTTAAACTCAATTTCTAATACTCCAGAAGCTCCGTTGGTTGCGACCGTTCGAAGATGTTTGAAATATAGTCCGGAGAGCGAACCATCGAAATCGGATTCGGATCGTCGCGGATCTATCGAAATCGAGTATTCGTTTGTTGCCAATCATATACAAGTTCGAG TGATAAGGTGCAAGGACCTACGGAGGACCTACGAGGGACCTATTCACGCCTACGTTAAGGTCAGCCTAAAAAATATCAACGGTGAGGGAATCGTTAAGAGAACTGCGGTTCACAAAGCCACACCAAATCCCGCTTTTCACGAGACCTTAATATTGCCCTGCCCGGTTAATATCAATCAGTGCATCAGCAAATCTACGTCCCTGGATATCGCGGTCTGGCATAGAGATCGTCGAGCAAG ACGTAGCGAGCTGCTGGGCTGTATGACTTTACCTCTACCTTTGTCTCAGGATAAG GAAGCAACATGGCACCCACTCGAATCTGGATCCAGCCGAAATACAAGTACCCCTTATGCAAGAGTACCACAAGAATGTGGAGTCTCGCCGCCTTTATCCAAGGATGGAGAATCAGATAACAACAATTCCGGTGGGGATGATTTGACGTATTTAAAACATCTTGAGTTGGAACCAGTCGATCCTCTGACCGGCTTACCTCTACATCCAGGCTTTACCGCGAGAGGTGGTAGAACGCCTTGTACTGTAACCAGAAGACTGATTAGACAAAGTGCTGTGAATCAG GTGCCATGGGGTTTCTCTTTATCCTGGGGCAGACCGCCACGTGTGGAACGCGTCGATTCAGGAAGTCCTGCGGAAAGATCTGGTTTGAAACCAGGCGATTACGTCGTCTTCGTCGAAACAACGAACGTTGTAACGAAACCGAGGGACGAGATTTTGGGCTTGATCCAGGCGGCAACGAATCAGCTCATCCTTGAGGTTTATCGTAAGGGAGGCATTCATTCGTCACAGCAGAGGCCCAACTCGATGAATGTCTCTCTTCAACAAACTGTCGGTCCCGCTAGTCAGCACGCCGTCGCGTTCAACGCCGAG GTTTTTCCGAATCTTGCTCCGGATGCACCACCGGAGGAAGAGTTATCGGTACGAGAGGCAAGATACCAGGGGATTCTGAAGAGCGGTCACACAAGATTCATGACGCCGCTGGCCGAAAGGCGTGACGTTCTCTCCGCGGCGGACTACATGGTCCTCTTTCAAAATCTAGACGAATTACTTAAGATATCCGAGGAGATTAGAGACGAGGGTGGCGGTACCGATAGCTATCTCTGCAGAGTACCCAAGATCACGGCCGCTTACAGACGATACCTCAGTGGACTGCAATGGGCCTGTTATTTGCTCGTTGCACTCAGACGGAATACGGCCTTTGCTAAGTTGGTCTGTGAACCTGCCGTTCCTCATAAAAGGCGGCCTGACCTTACGGGAATCCTCTTGCTTCCTTTAGAGCATTATAG AGAAATGACGAGATTACTGAGTCTGGCATCGCCAAGAAACTGTCAGCAAGCTCGAGATTTGGCACAAGGTTACAGAGAATCAACGGCTAATGCAGGCGTAATGGAACCACCGCGAGATACCGGAAGACCTTTACTTAGTTTACAGGAAGTCGAGTCGCGATTGGTTTTCGCAAAATGCAAACCGTTTACTTTAGCCATGCCAGGAAGGCAATG GCTTTTCGGCGGGGCCCTAGCAAAGGTCGAAGGTCGGGCTCGTTTGCAACCATCATGGGCGCTCCTTCTTACCGACTTATTGGTATTTGCTCGCGTTTCGAGGGATCGCGTTCTTTTCGTTACTGAAGAACCTCTGCGATTGGCCAATATTGCAGAAGCGTGTTTTACCATTAGAAAGAGGCCGACAGAATTCAGATTACAGGTGGCAATCAATTCGAATGGTAATACTGAGAACGGTCAGGCAGAAATGACAAACAGCGGAGGTTGTAGTCCCCATAGTCGTCCTCGAAGACGAGTCATCGTATTAAGAGCTCCCAGCCCGGAGCTCAAAGCAGTTTGGCACAACTTGCTTCAACGACAAAT AATTTATCTAAATACAGGCTATGGTGGAACATCAAGTGTTGGCAGCCCCGAGGAGAGTCCGATTACGAGCACCAACTTTGCTCACGTTAGAGAATCGATGGAAAGTCCGCGG ATGGGATTACGGGACTCGCATAAGcacgaggaaaaaaaggaatgtcATTCAAGTGAAAGTCTTGccgatattttgaaaaatacgcGAGAGGACAATCATTTGGCCCAATGGGTGCGCAATTCTCACCAAATACCGCCTTCCGATAACGAAGGTTCCCTCGAGGAATGGACTGCCGAAGAATTAGCTGCAAGAGCACCCGgagagaagaacgaaagatCCATTCAGGAAGctatgacgacgacaacgacgacgacgacaacggcaGAAGAAGTCGTAACTGCAAATTCGGACATAGAGCAACAGAGCACAGCCTCCAGTGCCAGTTTAAGTACAGTCAAATCCAATAGTATTACGGCAAGAAAAAATGGGAGCTACGTATCCTCGAAAGAAAACTCTACGAGTTCTATCAACATCTGTAGACGATGTCATAG aTCTGGCTGCCCCACACCGCCTCTTCCAAGAGACCCTTTCTCTCCGTTACCTCCTAAAATATCTGTCATGCCACCTACGCCAGATATTTATACGGCGAGACATAGATTAAGAAATGGCCTACATGATAGTCCAGGACGTAACAGTCCAAATTATGCATCTGTCGACGGTAATACGGAAGATGGAAGCGAAGATGATCTCGACTGCGACGGAGAACCACCTTACAG AACGTTGAGAAGATTTGGTACGATGAGTAGTTTGGACCAAGACGACGAGCTGGACGAGCAAGGAGATGATGAAAATCGTGAGACAGAATCACCACCTTCGGGTCTGAGAGCTTGGACCGCAAGAGCTAGTAATTATGTCGTTAGCAAGATGGTTCTTTTGGAGCAATTTAGCGAAGGGGTTGGCGATTACCTTCTTCAACCGCCTGTTCCTCCAGAAAGGACAGAATTTTCTCTCGATCCTAACGACGAGGAGGGTACTACGTCGGGTGCAACTTCGGGAGATGATATTTGGGGTACTCCAACCTCCGGAGGTCCAGACGACGAGAGTTTTACAACACATTCG CCGCCGCCAAATGGGACCGGCAATTTGACTGGTTCCGGAGAAGACAATTATGGTCTGAATTTATCTACGGAGGAAGATCACGATCAAGAATCGGATAACGAGGATTGCGGTTTGCCCGAGCTAAGCATGGATCAATTACTTGGCGGAGGTAGCCTTGGCTCGCTACGTTGCTTCTTAAGCAGAAGAAGACTGGAGCCTTTACTCGAAGAGGAGGATTCTCCTGGAAGTGGAAAACATCAAGTTGGATGGTGGTGA